In Phyllostomus discolor isolate MPI-MPIP mPhyDis1 chromosome 2, mPhyDis1.pri.v3, whole genome shotgun sequence, the following are encoded in one genomic region:
- the ZBED2 gene encoding LOW QUALITY PROTEIN: zinc finger BED domain-containing protein 2 (The sequence of the model RefSeq protein was modified relative to this genomic sequence to represent the inferred CDS: substituted 1 base at 1 genomic stop codon), with the protein MRREEEEEERTRANAKGNLQVKEEEEIHEMGELASPFVSAMSTPVPHNKGTRFSEAWEYFHLAPARAGHHPNQYATCRLCGRQVSRGPGVNVGTTALWKHLKSMHREELEKSGHGQAEQRQDPMAQGPQLPMGIEGDWARPLQQVGTLTLWASQREKDLLRRERAVEWRERAMERREXAVEEVERAILEMKWKVRAEREACQGDTDRPAAAHPFHFV; encoded by the coding sequence ATGAGgcgggaagaggaggaagaggagagaaccAGGGCAAATGCAAAAGGGAACTTACAggtaaaggaggaggaggagatccACGAGATGGGAGAACTGGCCAGCCCCTTTGTGAGTGCCATGTCCACCCCGGTGCCCCACAACAAGGGGACCCGGTTTTCTGAGGCATGGGAGTATTTCCACCTGGCGCCTGCTCGTGCTGGGCACCACCCTAACCAATACGCCACTTGCCGTCTGTGTGGAAGGCAGGTGAGCCGTGGCCCCGGGGTGAATGTGGGCACCACCGCCCTGTGGAAGCATCTGAAGAGCATGCACAGAGAGGAACTGGAGAAGAGTGGCCATGGTCAGGCAGAGCAGCGCCAGGACCCAATGGCTCAAGGGCCCCAGCTCCCCATGGGCATTGAGGGTGACTGGGCCAGGCCCCTACAGCAGGTGGGGACTCTGACTTTGTGGGCCAGTCAAAGAGAAAAGGACCTTCTTaggagggagagggcagtggAGTGGCGGGAGCGGGCCATGGAAAGGAGAGAGTGAGCTGTGGAGGAGGTGGAAAGGGCCATTCTGGAGATGAAATGGAAGGTGAGGGCTGAGAGGGAGGCCTGCCAGGGGGACACAGACAGGCCTGCAGCAGCTCACCCCTTCCACTTTGTTTAA